The following coding sequences lie in one Gloeocapsa sp. PCC 73106 genomic window:
- a CDS encoding DUF433 domain-containing protein, which yields MTQTLLIQKTPGICGGNARIRQTRIPVWTLVSFRLQGASDEELLKNYPGLNPQDLEAAWAYYASNQVEIDQIIKPQKR from the coding sequence ATGACTCAAACCCTCCTCATTCAAAAGACTCCAGGCATTTGTGGGGGAAATGCTCGGATACGTCAAACCCGCATTCCCGTGTGGACGCTGGTATCTTTTCGTCTTCAGGGCGCCTCTGATGAAGAATTGCTCAAAAACTATCCAGGATTGAATCCACAAGACTTAGAAGCGGCTTGGGCTTATTACGCATCGAATCAGGTTGAGATCGACCAAATCATTAAACCTCAGAAAAGATGA